The following coding sequences are from one Leptolyngbya sp. NIES-3755 window:
- a CDS encoding beta-lactamase, putative (similar to AA sequence:cyanobase_aa:LBDG_53600) yields the protein MWDDTDDSAASNLERNGRTAQRRRSRRRAVETPPKPIPLPSRRERARKPIPTERSKPRDFATTVRSFGTDRPRSKERRLEVVPPPEVRRTPARKPPAPKSRSALAFLYGTRLLILGVGIGVIAGTSLSIWDPATRFGGTPQPEKTEQATPSPTPAVASQLQLNQEITGLKTQIQTAIASQTQLTPGFMIVDADTHAYVDVNGSNPIPAASTIKFPILVAFFQAVDEGKIRLDEPLTMRKELVATESGELQNLPVGSQFPAIEVATKMIDISDNTATNMIIDRLGGKDAVNQRFQSWGLTNTAVQNMLPDLPGTNTSSPRDMVALLDAVNRGELVTMRSHDRMLSIMRKVVNNSLLPQGLGEGSAIAHKTGDIGIMLGDVGMIDLPNGKRYLMAAMVKRPHNDDRAGDLIRQVSKMTFQYFNQLNAAPPSPTPSPQGAEPPKSTIAQP from the coding sequence ATGTGGGATGATACGGATGATTCAGCGGCATCAAATTTAGAGCGCAACGGGCGGACAGCACAACGCCGCCGTTCTCGTCGTCGGGCAGTTGAAACTCCACCGAAACCGATTCCCCTTCCGTCACGTCGGGAACGAGCACGTAAACCAATTCCAACTGAGCGATCGAAACCTCGCGACTTTGCCACCACAGTTCGATCGTTTGGCACTGATCGTCCGCGATCGAAAGAACGTCGTCTCGAAGTGGTTCCCCCGCCAGAAGTTCGACGCACTCCTGCAAGAAAACCGCCCGCACCTAAAAGTCGATCGGCATTAGCATTTCTCTATGGCACTCGATTGTTAATTCTAGGTGTTGGAATTGGTGTGATTGCTGGAACTAGCTTATCGATTTGGGACCCAGCGACGAGATTTGGCGGAACTCCTCAACCTGAAAAAACTGAACAAGCAACGCCTTCTCCTACTCCTGCTGTCGCGTCTCAACTTCAACTGAATCAAGAGATTACGGGGCTGAAAACGCAAATTCAAACTGCGATCGCGTCCCAAACCCAATTAACTCCAGGCTTCATGATCGTCGATGCCGATACTCACGCTTATGTGGATGTCAATGGCTCCAATCCGATTCCTGCTGCTAGTACAATCAAATTTCCGATTCTCGTTGCCTTTTTCCAAGCGGTCGATGAAGGAAAGATTCGACTTGATGAACCGTTGACCATGCGAAAAGAACTTGTTGCGACTGAATCTGGAGAGCTTCAAAATCTGCCTGTCGGTTCACAGTTTCCCGCGATCGAAGTGGCAACCAAAATGATCGATATCAGCGACAACACCGCGACAAATATGATTATCGATCGCTTGGGTGGCAAAGATGCTGTCAATCAGCGGTTTCAATCTTGGGGCTTAACGAATACTGCCGTTCAAAACATGCTCCCCGATTTGCCAGGGACGAATACGAGTAGTCCGCGTGATATGGTCGCGCTCTTAGATGCGGTGAATCGTGGCGAATTAGTCACGATGCGATCGCACGATCGCATGCTCAGCATCATGCGGAAAGTCGTCAACAATTCGCTGCTGCCACAAGGATTGGGAGAAGGATCAGCGATCGCTCATAAAACCGGAGACATCGGAATTATGCTCGGTGATGTTGGCATGATCGATTTACCGAATGGGAAACGCTATTTGATGGCGGCAATGGTGAAACGTCCACACAATGACGATCGAGCCGGAGACCTGATTCGCCAAGTGTCGAAGATGACGTTTCAGTATTTCAATCAATTGAATGCGGCTCCACCGAGTCCGACACCGAGTCCACAAGGAGCAGAACCCCCGAAATCCACGATCGCACAACCCTAA
- a CDS encoding hypothetical protein ycf47 (similar to AA sequence:cyanobase_aa:asl4181), with translation MTLITVLRSIWVFSAVGIVILVLLHSPKGDGLGGLGGQAQLFTSTKSAETTLNRATWLLTILFMGITVVLSAGWLGR, from the coding sequence ATGACATTAATCACAGTTTTAAGATCGATTTGGGTATTTTCTGCGGTCGGAATTGTCATTCTGGTACTGTTGCATAGTCCGAAAGGCGATGGTTTGGGTGGATTGGGCGGTCAAGCTCAACTGTTTACCAGTACCAAAAGCGCAGAAACGACTCTGAATCGTGCCACTTGGCTACTCACCATTCTATTTATGGGAATCACCGTTGTTCTGAGTGCAGGATGGCTCGGTCGCTAG
- a CDS encoding hypothetical protein (hypothetical protein N9414_13090;~similar to AA sequence:cyanobase_aa:LBDG_00920) — protein sequence MARSLGFRWFKAHSIVSLTIGCVLFWAISSQALPAPRIHPLPTVLAQWSDQSGDYFDRVEKTAPEYLIWSRFPVRVYIQPADARSQTWNNLMMQAVKEWQAYFSLELVDRQENADIFIDRSSIPLRFPPTERIRFADTRFELFEQDSILRHRMKIRIQPNRPDLSMLAAARHELGHALGIWGHSPLETDVMYFSQVRTPPVISARDVNTLKRVYEQPTRLGW from the coding sequence ATGGCTCGGTCGCTAGGATTTCGATGGTTTAAAGCGCATTCGATTGTTTCATTGACGATCGGATGCGTTTTGTTTTGGGCAATTTCTAGCCAAGCGTTACCTGCTCCAAGAATTCATCCTCTTCCAACAGTTTTGGCGCAGTGGAGCGATCAATCTGGCGATTACTTCGATCGAGTTGAGAAGACCGCTCCGGAGTATCTAATTTGGTCGCGCTTTCCGGTGAGAGTTTATATTCAGCCTGCGGATGCTCGGAGTCAGACTTGGAACAATTTGATGATGCAAGCGGTGAAGGAATGGCAGGCTTATTTTTCACTGGAATTGGTCGATCGACAAGAGAACGCGGATATTTTTATCGATCGATCTTCGATTCCATTACGATTTCCGCCGACGGAGCGAATTCGATTTGCAGACACTCGATTTGAACTGTTTGAACAAGATAGTATTCTGCGGCATCGAATGAAGATTCGGATTCAACCCAATCGACCGGATCTTTCAATGCTTGCGGCGGCGCGTCATGAGTTGGGACATGCTCTTGGCATCTGGGGACATAGCCCACTGGAAACCGATGTGATGTATTTCTCGCAAGTCCGAACGCCGCCTGTCATTTCTGCAAGAGATGTGAACACCTTGAAGCGAGTGTATGAACAGCCCACACGACTCGGTTGGTGA
- a CDS encoding hypothetical protein (conserved membrane hypothetical protein;~similar to AA sequence:cyanobase_aa:LBDG_43770), translating to MGLGKWIGFLAFAISLYILWQLNQVLLLVFAAVVFATALSSLVKSLQRFGLKRGGAVLASIVGLIILIILFVGLIVPPFISQIQQLIELVPRGFAQLQIWFDQMQQMIPGSSQYLPGVDDLLRQVQPLVTRALGNFVALFRDALAVLLNILLVLILTIMLLINPQPYRKGFIALFPSFYRRRADQILSLCEVSLVNWIIGILINMVVIGLVSGISLLILGVPLVLANALLAGLLEAIPNVGPVLSVIPPIAVALLDAPWKAVAVLIVYVLIQQLEQYLLVPFVMSKQVSILPAVTLISQVVCAIAFGFLGLFLAIPLVIVGQIWVREALVRDILDHWRKDEYEARIIDHAQTELQKLPEAPQEVIDLPDESDSE from the coding sequence GTGGGACTCGGCAAATGGATTGGATTTTTGGCATTCGCAATTTCGCTGTATATCCTGTGGCAGCTTAACCAGGTATTGCTGCTTGTGTTTGCGGCAGTCGTGTTTGCAACGGCGCTCAGTAGTTTGGTGAAATCGCTACAACGGTTTGGGTTAAAGCGTGGAGGAGCGGTACTCGCCTCGATCGTCGGGCTGATTATTCTGATCATTTTGTTTGTCGGGCTGATTGTGCCGCCGTTTATTTCGCAGATTCAGCAACTGATCGAATTAGTGCCTAGAGGATTCGCTCAATTGCAAATCTGGTTTGATCAAATGCAGCAAATGATCCCAGGCTCTTCGCAGTATTTACCTGGTGTTGATGATTTGCTGCGGCAGGTTCAGCCGTTGGTAACGAGAGCATTGGGAAACTTTGTTGCACTATTCCGTGATGCGTTGGCAGTTCTGTTAAACATTCTGTTGGTGTTGATTTTGACAATTATGTTGTTGATCAATCCTCAACCGTATCGCAAAGGATTCATAGCGCTATTTCCTTCGTTTTATCGCAGACGTGCGGATCAAATTCTTTCACTGTGCGAAGTGTCGCTGGTGAATTGGATTATCGGAATTTTGATCAATATGGTTGTGATTGGCTTAGTAAGTGGGATTTCGCTGTTGATATTAGGCGTACCGCTTGTGTTGGCGAATGCACTTTTGGCAGGACTTTTAGAAGCGATTCCGAATGTGGGTCCGGTTTTAAGTGTAATTCCTCCGATCGCAGTTGCGCTTTTAGATGCTCCCTGGAAAGCGGTCGCGGTTTTGATCGTTTATGTTTTGATTCAGCAGCTTGAACAGTATTTGCTGGTTCCATTTGTGATGTCGAAACAGGTGTCGATTTTGCCTGCGGTGACATTGATTTCGCAAGTTGTATGTGCGATCGCATTCGGCTTTCTCGGTCTATTTCTGGCAATTCCGCTCGTGATCGTGGGTCAAATTTGGGTGCGAGAAGCTTTAGTTCGCGACATTCTCGATCATTGGCGCAAAGATGAGTACGAAGCTCGAATCATTGATCACGCTCAGACAGAACTGCAAAAACTTCCCGAAGCGCCTCAAGAAGTGATTGATTTACCGGATGAATCGGATTCGGAGTAG
- a CDS encoding hypothetical protein (hypothetical protein N9414_07364;~similar to AA sequence:cyanobase_aa:LBDG_42940) — MFLFLSKLLPIFIYPLGLSCVLLILTFVLILRKRSRLALIPITLTFLILALSSSAWVSNAIVQSLEFQYITQGEIPTADAIVVLGGATESALPPRPWIELREEGDRVLYAGKLYRDKKAPRLILSGGRVDWRPSSTSEAEDMAIVLEMMGVPRSAMLLESRSLNTRENAVYTQEIMQAQKIQKILLVTSAMHMPRSMLIFKKLGIDAIPAPTDYITSFADQGARSSLEATILDTLPDADQMRRTTRALKEYIGILVYRLRGWA, encoded by the coding sequence ATGTTTCTATTTCTTTCTAAACTGCTGCCAATCTTCATTTATCCGCTGGGTTTGAGTTGTGTCCTGCTCATTCTTACGTTTGTTCTGATTCTGAGAAAGCGATCGCGTTTAGCGCTAATTCCAATCACGCTCACATTTCTGATTTTGGCTCTAAGTTCGAGTGCTTGGGTCAGTAACGCGATCGTTCAATCCTTAGAATTCCAGTACATTACCCAAGGTGAAATTCCGACCGCAGATGCGATCGTCGTTCTGGGTGGCGCAACCGAGTCTGCATTACCGCCGCGTCCGTGGATTGAACTGCGAGAAGAAGGCGATCGAGTTCTTTACGCTGGCAAGTTGTACCGCGACAAAAAAGCGCCACGATTGATTTTGAGTGGAGGACGAGTCGATTGGCGACCGAGTTCAACCTCAGAGGCAGAAGATATGGCGATTGTATTGGAAATGATGGGCGTTCCGCGATCGGCAATGTTACTCGAATCTCGATCGCTCAATACTCGCGAAAATGCCGTCTACACTCAGGAAATTATGCAGGCACAGAAGATTCAGAAAATTCTGTTAGTCACTTCTGCCATGCACATGCCGCGATCGATGTTGATTTTCAAGAAGCTTGGAATTGATGCGATTCCTGCTCCGACTGATTACATCACGAGTTTTGCTGATCAAGGAGCGCGATCCAGCCTAGAAGCAACGATCTTAGATACTTTACCGGACGCGGATCAAATGCGTCGCACCACTCGCGCTCTGAAGGAATACATCGGGATTCTGGTATATCGCTTGCGAGGATGGGCTTAG
- a CDS encoding magnesium-protoporphyrin ix monomethyl ester cyclase (similar to AA sequence:cyanobase_aa:LBDG_42950), translating into MKTWNADGEVICRIPQTHLDHTARIVKLMVDSLKKPGFEELRPGIKVPAKETILTPRFYTTDFDEMAQMDLSVNEEEFEALVAELRNDYNRHHFVRDQEFEQSWDHIDGETRKVFIEFLERSCTAEFSGFLLYKELSRKLKDRNPLLAEGFSLMSRDEARHAGFLNKALSDFNLSLDLGFLTKSRKYTFFKPKFIFYATYLSEKIGYWRYITIFHHLKAHPEDRIYPIFKFFDNWCQDENRHGDFFDALMRTQPQFLNDWKAKLWCRFFLLSVFATMYLNDIQRSDFYEAIGLNTREFEYTVIEKTNETAGRVFPVILDVKHPKFYERLETCVQNNENLRAIDSTNAPKLVKTLKKLPYYVSNGVQLATLYFTKPIDVTPTHGQVR; encoded by the coding sequence ATGAAAACTTGGAATGCTGATGGCGAAGTAATTTGCCGCATTCCTCAAACCCACTTAGACCACACTGCGCGAATCGTAAAACTCATGGTAGATTCTCTTAAAAAACCAGGCTTTGAAGAACTGCGCCCCGGAATCAAGGTTCCAGCGAAAGAAACGATTCTCACGCCGCGCTTCTACACCACCGACTTTGACGAGATGGCGCAGATGGATCTCTCCGTCAATGAGGAAGAGTTTGAAGCATTGGTCGCAGAATTGCGAAACGACTATAATCGCCACCATTTTGTGCGCGATCAAGAGTTCGAGCAATCCTGGGATCATATTGATGGCGAGACCCGCAAAGTCTTTATCGAATTCCTAGAGCGCTCCTGTACGGCTGAATTCTCAGGTTTCTTGCTGTACAAGGAACTGTCTCGCAAACTGAAAGACCGTAATCCTTTGCTGGCTGAAGGTTTTTCGCTGATGTCCCGCGATGAAGCTCGTCACGCTGGATTTTTGAACAAAGCGTTGTCTGACTTCAATTTGTCGCTCGATTTAGGTTTCTTGACCAAGAGCCGCAAGTATACGTTCTTTAAGCCGAAGTTCATCTTCTACGCAACTTATCTGTCTGAGAAGATTGGCTACTGGCGCTACATTACGATTTTCCATCACCTCAAAGCGCATCCTGAAGACCGGATCTATCCGATCTTTAAGTTCTTTGATAACTGGTGCCAAGATGAGAACCGTCACGGCGATTTCTTCGATGCTTTGATGCGAACTCAGCCCCAATTCTTGAATGATTGGAAAGCGAAACTCTGGTGTCGGTTCTTCTTGCTGTCGGTGTTTGCGACGATGTATCTCAACGACATTCAGCGCAGTGACTTCTACGAAGCGATCGGGCTGAACACTCGCGAATTTGAGTACACCGTGATCGAGAAGACGAACGAAACCGCAGGTCGCGTCTTCCCAGTCATTCTCGATGTCAAGCATCCGAAGTTCTATGAGCGCTTGGAAACTTGCGTTCAAAACAACGAGAACTTAAGAGCGATCGACAGCACAAACGCACCGAAACTGGTGAAGACACTGAAGAAGCTGCCTTACTACGTCTCGAACGGGGTTCAACTGGCGACATTGTATTTCACGAAGCCGATCGATGTCACACCGACTCACGGTCAAGTTCGATAG
- a CDS encoding hypothetical protein (conserved hypothetical protein;~similar to AA sequence:cyanobase_aa:LBDG_03210) produces MTEELSNADELLLSLRRKEGSWVDWAQSCQTLQKAGYTPNAIFEATGFEPIHQNQIIVAAQVYDSMLKVGVSDAVRSHFGQRASDILYELRVLSQSERAAAAELVFEKNLDTDEVHEVARALKDFSRLTKVPEAFTSHPGDAIAYQAWKTAKEKTDLQERSRYIARGLKFAHSETARKAIEALLTDFTVTPKRPAPRLPVYRLESDEQLPRILPVAGKLPLKVTDLHAVPMTEETGVFGIIQFSGTGAWMTVPGWQVIRSAEDPVAMLCDSDRLPNPLPGNAEEVIVVLDRARQEWQMDSYFAIANEEQIELQWFEEAPTMPLLGRVILVMRPKKVLDEAYTTELWQIDE; encoded by the coding sequence ATGACTGAGGAATTATCAAACGCAGATGAATTACTGTTGTCGCTGCGTCGTAAAGAAGGATCGTGGGTCGATTGGGCGCAATCTTGCCAAACTTTGCAAAAGGCAGGATATACGCCAAATGCTATTTTTGAAGCGACTGGATTTGAGCCAATTCATCAAAATCAGATTATCGTTGCGGCTCAGGTTTACGATTCGATGCTGAAAGTGGGCGTTTCGGATGCCGTTCGATCGCATTTTGGTCAAAGAGCCAGCGATATTCTGTATGAACTGCGAGTCCTTTCACAATCGGAACGGGCAGCGGCAGCAGAATTAGTCTTCGAGAAGAACTTGGATACCGATGAAGTGCATGAAGTGGCTCGTGCGCTGAAAGACTTCTCACGATTGACTAAAGTGCCCGAAGCGTTTACATCCCATCCAGGGGACGCGATCGCATATCAAGCCTGGAAAACTGCGAAAGAAAAGACCGATTTACAAGAGCGATCGCGCTACATCGCTAGAGGTCTAAAGTTCGCTCACAGTGAAACGGCTCGAAAAGCGATCGAAGCTCTCTTAACCGATTTCACGGTGACTCCAAAGCGTCCTGCTCCTCGCCTTCCCGTTTATCGCTTAGAGTCTGATGAACAACTCCCGCGCATTCTTCCGGTGGCTGGAAAGCTTCCCTTAAAAGTGACAGATCTTCACGCTGTACCGATGACCGAAGAAACTGGCGTGTTTGGCATTATCCAATTTTCGGGAACGGGTGCATGGATGACGGTTCCGGGCTGGCAAGTGATTCGGAGCGCTGAAGACCCGGTTGCAATGCTGTGTGATAGCGATCGACTTCCGAATCCGTTACCCGGTAATGCAGAAGAAGTCATCGTTGTGCTCGATCGTGCTCGGCAGGAATGGCAGATGGATAGTTATTTCGCGATCGCAAACGAAGAGCAGATTGAATTGCAATGGTTCGAGGAAGCGCCAACAATGCCACTATTGGGACGAGTAATCTTAGTGATGCGTCCGAAAAAGGTTCTTGATGAGGCTTATACAACCGAGCTTTGGCAAATTGACGAATAA
- a CDS encoding lipid-A-disaccharide synthase IpxB (similar to AA sequence:cyanobase_aa:LBDG_11760), with protein MKKRIFISTGEVSGDLQGALLVKSLHEQAEKAGAEIEVLALGGDRMEAAGAKLLGKTTEIGSIGAVEGLPYLFPTMNVQRRAKQYLQENPPDMVVMIDYSDPNISIGLHVRKHLPNVPTAYFIAPQEWVLAINEKKTQWIVQISDRIYSIFPGEAAYYKSKGANAILVGHPLVDRMKSAPDRESSRTKLGIAPDQTTIVLLPASRQQEIKYMMPAMFEAAKQIQSKIPDVRFLVPLSLEKYRSAIVQGIENYQLQAEIIEGSPLDAIAASDLAITKSGTVNLEIALLNVPQVVMYRLSPVTYWIAKNILKLKVQYVSPPNLVEMKGIVPEFIQDAATPENLAMSALELLQPENREKTITDYQEMRSALGGEGACDRVARSILEDLGIGV; from the coding sequence ATGAAGAAGCGAATTTTTATTAGTACAGGTGAAGTGTCTGGCGATTTGCAAGGCGCATTACTGGTGAAGTCACTGCACGAACAAGCCGAGAAAGCGGGAGCCGAGATCGAAGTTTTGGCTTTGGGTGGCGATCGGATGGAAGCCGCTGGTGCAAAACTGTTAGGAAAAACTACTGAAATCGGCTCGATAGGTGCTGTCGAAGGATTGCCTTATCTATTTCCGACGATGAATGTTCAGCGACGGGCGAAACAGTATCTCCAAGAGAATCCACCGGATATGGTGGTAATGATCGATTACAGCGATCCGAATATCAGCATCGGTCTGCATGTTCGTAAACATTTACCGAATGTTCCGACTGCGTATTTTATTGCGCCACAAGAATGGGTCTTAGCGATTAATGAGAAGAAAACGCAGTGGATTGTACAGATTAGCGATCGCATTTATTCGATCTTTCCAGGTGAAGCAGCGTATTACAAATCTAAGGGCGCAAACGCAATTCTAGTAGGGCATCCGTTAGTCGATCGAATGAAGAGTGCTCCCGATCGAGAATCGTCTCGTACTAAATTGGGGATTGCTCCGGATCAAACTACGATCGTGCTTCTTCCCGCCTCGCGCCAACAGGAAATTAAGTACATGATGCCTGCTATGTTTGAGGCAGCGAAGCAGATTCAGTCGAAAATTCCTGATGTACGATTTTTAGTTCCCTTGTCGTTGGAGAAATATCGATCGGCAATTGTTCAAGGGATTGAGAACTATCAATTGCAAGCTGAGATTATCGAGGGTTCGCCATTGGATGCGATCGCAGCTTCAGATTTAGCGATTACCAAAAGCGGAACGGTTAACCTTGAAATTGCATTGCTCAATGTGCCTCAAGTGGTGATGTATCGCTTATCGCCTGTGACTTACTGGATTGCAAAGAACATTCTGAAGCTGAAAGTGCAGTATGTTTCACCGCCGAATTTGGTGGAAATGAAAGGGATTGTTCCAGAGTTTATTCAAGATGCTGCGACTCCTGAGAATTTAGCAATGTCCGCTTTGGAATTGTTGCAACCTGAGAATCGGGAGAAAACGATCACGGATTATCAGGAAATGCGATCGGCTTTGGGGGGAGAAGGTGCTTGCGATCGAGTTGCTCGATCGATTTTGGAAGATTTAGGGATTGGGGTCTGA
- a CDS encoding acyl-(acyl-carrier-protein)--UDP-N-acetylglucosa mine O-acyltransferase (similar to AA sequence:cyanobase_aa:LBDG_11750), producing the protein MTTTLIHSTAVIHPNAQLHPTVQVGAYAVIGEHVKIGAGSSVGHHAVIEGWTEIGERNQIFPGAAIGLEPQDLKYDGSLGLVRIGNGNQIREFVTIHRPTFADRITLIGNGNLLMAYVHVGHECVIEDQVIIANSVQMAGHVHIESKARLSGVLGIHQFVWIGRHAMIGGMSRIDRDVPPFTIVEGNPSRIRAFHQVGLQRSGFSSEEIGLLKKAYRTVFRSGLTMNEALERLDLLPENEHIQHFQQFIQLSLSPGRRGLTPSATLKSE; encoded by the coding sequence ATGACCACCACTTTGATTCACTCGACTGCTGTGATCCACCCGAATGCTCAACTTCATCCAACTGTCCAAGTTGGAGCTTACGCGGTGATTGGGGAACACGTCAAAATAGGGGCGGGATCAAGTGTGGGTCATCATGCAGTGATTGAGGGTTGGACGGAGATTGGGGAGCGAAATCAGATTTTTCCTGGAGCCGCGATCGGTCTTGAGCCGCAAGATCTGAAATACGATGGGTCGCTTGGTCTCGTTCGGATTGGGAACGGGAATCAGATTCGCGAATTTGTGACGATTCACCGTCCGACGTTTGCCGATCGGATTACGCTGATCGGTAACGGAAATCTCCTGATGGCTTATGTTCACGTTGGACATGAGTGCGTGATTGAAGATCAAGTGATTATCGCGAATTCGGTTCAGATGGCGGGTCACGTTCATATCGAATCGAAAGCGAGATTAAGTGGAGTTTTGGGAATTCACCAATTTGTTTGGATTGGGCGACATGCAATGATTGGGGGCATGAGTCGGATTGATCGAGATGTGCCACCGTTTACGATCGTAGAAGGCAATCCTTCGCGAATTCGGGCATTTCATCAGGTGGGACTTCAGCGATCGGGCTTTTCATCAGAAGAAATTGGTTTGCTGAAAAAAGCGTATCGAACGGTGTTTCGATCGGGCTTAACGATGAATGAAGCGTTAGAGCGATTAGATTTGCTGCCCGAAAACGAACATATTCAGCACTTTCAACAATTCATTCAACTGTCTCTTTCACCGGGACGTAGAGGACTGACACCCAGCGCAACTCTGAAAAGCGAATGA
- a CDS encoding (3R)-hydroxymyristoyl-ACP dehydratase (similar to AA sequence:cyanobase_aa:LBDG_11740), whose amino-acid sequence MSTLIETHTVPAETPDEAPIKTTFTIEEIHQLLPHRYPFALVDRIIDYVPAKMAIGIKNVSFNEPQFQGHFPGRPIMPGVLIVEAMAQVGGVVLTQMADVQGGLFMFAGIDGVRFRRPVVPGDQLVMKVELLSVKARRFGKMRGRAEVDGQLACEGDLMFALVD is encoded by the coding sequence ATGTCAACCTTGATTGAAACTCATACCGTGCCTGCCGAGACTCCCGACGAGGCTCCGATCAAAACAACCTTCACGATCGAAGAAATTCACCAGCTTTTACCGCATCGCTATCCGTTTGCATTGGTCGATCGCATTATCGATTATGTACCCGCAAAAATGGCGATCGGTATCAAAAATGTCTCATTCAACGAGCCGCAGTTTCAAGGACATTTTCCCGGTCGTCCGATTATGCCGGGTGTATTAATTGTCGAAGCGATGGCGCAAGTTGGCGGAGTCGTTCTGACACAAATGGCAGATGTCCAGGGCGGACTTTTCATGTTTGCTGGAATTGATGGAGTGCGGTTTCGTCGTCCGGTTGTGCCAGGTGACCAACTGGTGATGAAGGTGGAACTGCTCTCGGTGAAGGCACGTCGTTTTGGTAAGATGCGCGGTCGTGCCGAAGTTGACGGACAACTTGCCTGTGAAGGTGATTTAATGTTTGCGCTGGTCGATTGA
- a CDS encoding UDP-3-O-(3-hydroxymyristoyl) N-acetylglucosamine deacetylase (similar to AA sequence:cyanobase_aa:LBDG_11730): MVKTQGCITQNVQRSLSSAFSCYGVGLHTGEMTTARVLPAEPGQGRYFVRTDLPGQPEIPARIEAVRETMLSTELVDGEAKIRTVEHLLASLAGMGIDNARIEVDGSEVPLMDGSARSWTSAIAQAGIVEQSESNSAIQITEPVFVRKGDAFVAALPSDELRFSYGIDFELSAIGNQWHSWRFDPETFAVEIAPARTFGFAHQIEQLRANGLIKGGSLENALVCSTDGWINPPLRFSNEPVRHKLLDLIGDLSLLGTFPIAHFLAYKASHGLHTQLVRQLLNL, translated from the coding sequence ATGGTCAAGACACAAGGGTGCATCACTCAAAATGTTCAGCGATCGCTCTCGTCGGCTTTCTCCTGTTACGGGGTTGGACTGCATACAGGAGAAATGACGACTGCACGAGTATTGCCCGCAGAACCGGGACAGGGACGGTATTTCGTGCGAACCGATTTGCCGGGGCAGCCTGAGATTCCGGCTCGAATTGAAGCGGTACGGGAAACGATGCTTTCGACAGAACTTGTAGATGGGGAAGCAAAAATCCGTACCGTCGAGCATCTGTTGGCATCATTGGCAGGTATGGGGATCGACAATGCTCGAATCGAGGTCGATGGATCGGAAGTGCCCTTGATGGATGGATCAGCGCGATCGTGGACCAGCGCGATCGCACAAGCAGGAATCGTGGAGCAATCCGAATCGAACTCGGCAATTCAAATCACTGAACCTGTTTTCGTTCGCAAAGGAGATGCGTTTGTTGCCGCATTACCGTCAGATGAGTTGAGATTTTCGTATGGGATCGACTTTGAATTGAGCGCGATCGGGAATCAATGGCACAGTTGGCGATTTGATCCAGAGACGTTTGCGGTGGAAATTGCACCCGCCCGGACATTTGGATTCGCACATCAGATCGAACAGTTACGGGCAAATGGTTTAATTAAAGGCGGTTCGCTCGAAAATGCGCTCGTTTGCAGCACAGACGGATGGATAAATCCTCCATTGCGCTTTTCAAATGAACCGGTACGCCATAAACTTCTAGACTTAATAGGAGATCTCAGTTTATTGGGGACGTTCCCGATCGCACACTTTTTGGCATACAAAGCGAGTCATGGGTTACATACTCAACTGGTGCGTCAATTGTTGAATCTCTAA